One Hypomesus transpacificus isolate Combined female chromosome 16, fHypTra1, whole genome shotgun sequence genomic window carries:
- the kng1 gene encoding kininogen-1, which translates to MRLGTRLCVLGLLCLQGWAVGRGQAVEEETTGQVDVLAFCDDPQVKEAVDGALKTFNSRMSSGHKMALYQITQATKAVNESGTVVSALFNSKRSNCPAEGDKPWSECDYLDGSKAPSPCNTTVYVTEAETLVQAVFCELDSPVVPVKSPCMGCPMEIDQNNEDLKAPLSFSLHRFNSESNSSHFFVVNSVGYATRQVVAGLRFSIWFDMRKSNCSKADNQELHSACHPDPDDVELAHCSSTVDVAPWRHELPEGSVDCKPGPMPPTVFTRRRPPGWSPLRNVIDFAPTNPAPTAKEESSEESQEKSGTAKPTQDLSAQADSPFRCPSKPWKEFVPPTASVPEETTVSGPPEEEVFGDADLQA; encoded by the exons ATGAGGCTGGGaacaaggctgtgtgtgttggggctgcTGTGCCTgcagggctgggctgtgggtcgaggccaggctgtggaggaggagacgacTGGGCAGGTGGACGTCCTGGCGTTCTGCGACGACCCTCAGGTGAAGGAGGCGGTGGACGGGGCCCTGAAGACGTTCAACAGCAGGATGTCCAGCGGACACAAAATGGCCCTCTACCAGATCACACAGGCCACCAAG GCTGTGAACGAGTCAGGGACTGTGGTGTCAGCGCTGTTCAACAGCAAGAGGAGTAACTGCCCAGCAGAGGGCGACAAACCTTGGAGTGAATGCGACTACTTAGACGGATCCAAG GCACCCAGTCCTTGCAACACCACTGTGTAtgtgacagaggcagagacattGGTTCAGGCCGTGTTCTGTGAACTAG ACTCCCCCGTGGTGCCGGTGAAGTCCCCCTGTATGGGCTGCCCCATGGAGATCGACCAGAACAACGAGGACCTGAAGGCTCCACTGTCTTTTTCCCTCCATAGGTTTAACTCTGAGTCCAATTCCTCCCACTTCTTTGTTGTCAACAGCGTGGGGTATGCTACCCggcag GTGGTTGCAGGATTGAGATTTTCTATTTGGTTTGATATGAGGAAAAGCAACTGCTCCAAGGCGGACAACCAAGAACTGCACTCAGCATGCCATCCGGACCCTGACGATGTG gagcTGGCCCACTGCAGCTCCACCGTGGACGTTGCTCCTTGGAGACACGAGCTTCCAGAAGGCAGCGTGGACTGTAAACCAGGACCCATGCCTCCGACC gtTTTCACCAGGCGCCGTCCCCCAGGCTGGTCCCCTCTGAGGAACGTTATCGATTT cgcccccaccaacCCCGCCCCCACTGCCAAGGAGGAGTCCTCCGAGGAGTCCCAGGAGAAGAGCGGCACAGCCAAGCCCACCCAGGACCTCTCCGCCCAGGCCGACAGCCCCTTCCGCTGCCCCTCCAAACCCTGGAAGGAGTTTGTCCCTCCGACAGCATCTGTCCCAGAAGAGACGACCGTCAGCGGTCCTCCAGAGGAAGAGGTCTTCGGGGATGCAGACCTGCAGGCGTAG
- the LOC124478559 gene encoding lysosome-associated membrane glycoprotein 3, translating to MEHEVGYLLLAGLMLGTCIVAESSREVVAESSVEVEPDNTFPFPAPALSSNGSQSRELGNLPVLQPSESVPTTGTFTLKDPRGNLCLKVTMGVEYIVIEKKKPSYFNLDPKTILASGFCTTESAVLSLGFSGNGGSLTLTFKKEGSMAYVSGLNAHITPEPCKGCPRKDYPGVMANEKLFLAPSGKSFKCNSQTYLVMAEELKLKIQPLQVQAFSIPKGGTFGEVVECWADFNKRVIPIIVGAVVVGLLLIAVITFLVIRDRRRQGYERLGS from the exons atgGAACACGAAGTTGGGTATCTGCTGCTGGCTGGCTTGATGCTGG GAACTTGCATCGTGGCTGAATCATCTCGTGAGGTCGTGGCGGAATCATCTGTTGAGGTCGAGCCCGACAACACATTCCctttcccagccccagcccttaGTTCTAACGGCAGCCAATCCAGAGAACTAGGAAACCTGCCTGTGCTCCAGCCTTCCGAGTCAGTCCCCACCACGGGCACCTTCACCCTGAAGGACCCCAGGGGAAACCTCTGTCTGAAAGTGACCATGGGAGTGGAGTACATCGTCATAGAGAAgaag AAACCTTCCTACTTTAACTTGGATCCCAAGACCATCCTGGCCAGTGGTTTCTGTACCACAGAGTCAGCTGTGCTCTCGCTTGGCTTCTCTGGCAATGGGGGGAGCCTTACCCTCACCTTCAAAAAG GAAGGAAGCATGGCCTATGTGAGTGGTCTGAACGCTCACATAACACCTGAACCCTGCAAAGGCTGCCCCA GGAAGGACTATCCTGGTGTTATGGCCAATGAGAAGCTGTTCCTGGCTCCTTCTGGGAAGAGCTTCAAGTGTAACTCCCAGACTTACTTAGTGATGGCAGAAGAGCTGAAGTTGAAGATACAACCTCTCCAGGTCCAGGCATTCAGCATCCCCAAGGGCGGCACGTTTGGAGAAG TGGTGGAGTGCTGGGCGGACTTCAACAAGCGGGTCATTCCCATCATCGTTGGGGCCGTGGTGGTTGGTCTGCTGCTAATCGCTGTAATCACCTTCCTGGTCATTCGAGACCGCCGCAGGCAGGGGTACGAGAGGCTGGGATCTTAG